The region GCTCCAAGGGGCGATCCTGCCATTCCTTAACCTTGGGAATCACCCGGTCCGTAATATCACTTAGAACGTGTGTGGATATCTTGGAATCATACATTTCCTCTATATGAGCTGAGATATCCCGCAGGCTATTGCCCATCCCGTACATGCCTATAATCTGCTTTTCTAAATTATCGGCCAGGATACGCTGGCGTTTCGCTACGATCTCCGGCTCAAAGGTACTGTTACGATCCTGGGGCGTGTTAATGGTGACGTCCCCTTGGCTGCTCTTTAGGGTCTTTTTGCCTTTGCCATTACGCTTATTACCTGCTTTTGAGCCTTTTTCTTCATCGGAAAGGTGCGAAGACATTTCTGCTTCCAGGGCCTCTTCCATAAACTCCCTAAGCATTGGAGCAAAAGCGCCGTTTTTGCCGGTTAGGGATTCTCCTGATAAAAATTGTTTTAATGCTTTTTCCTTTAATTCCTTAATCTCTTCTTGTGTCATAATCTAGTCTAAAAATTTTAATTTAATTTTCAAAGTCTAGACAGACTTGAGATTACACCCTCCGTGCGACACAAGGAGCTGCCAAAGCTTTGCTTGGAAAAGTTTATCTAACTCAAAAAATGTATAGCGCAGCTGCTGAAAAGTTGAAAGAAGTTATAGATTCAGGTGTCTATAATCTATTACCTAATTATGCTGCAGTTTTCGATCCCGACAATGATAATAATGATGAAATCATTTTCTCTATTCAGTTCTTGGCGGGAGGAATTGGCGAGGGAAATCCTTGGCCTAACTCTTTTGCTCCTATAAATTCGGGTAATGCAGTTATTCCATTTGGAGGTGGGGGAAATAATCAACCTACAACAGATATGATCAACAGCTATGAACCAGGTGATCAACGAAAAGATTTTTCTATAGCAACTTCTTATGAATCTGAAAGTGGAGAAATAATCCCTACCAATTTTGTGACAAAATATCAGGATGAACCTGCTACCTCCGGTGATAATGATAATGATATACCCATCATCAGATACGCTGATATTCTTTTAATGTATGCTGAAGCACTTAATGAATTGGGTTATGAATCTCCAGGAGAAGCTTTTATTTACCTGAATGAGGTTCGGGAAAGGGCCGGCTTGATGAGTTTGTCATCAGCAGAGGTGAGTAGTCAGGAGGAATTTAGGTTGGCAATTGAAAAGGAACGTCGTGTTGAATTAGCTTTTGAAGGACATCGCTGGTTTGACCTGGTACGTACTGATAGGGCCATTCCAGTAATGAATGCTAAAAAAGATGAAATGGAGCTAGTGAAAACTCTAACGGAAAATGAAAAAGTGTTTCCTATTCCCCAAAGTGTGATTGATGTTAATCCAGATCAAATTCAGCAAAATCCGGGATATTAAAATATTGCGAATAAAAGAGGTAGAAGTAATATTTTCCTTGTTTGTTTTATCCCAACGTTTTTATTAGAAGATTGTGTTAATAAAACTAAAAGTCGATTTGGATGAGTTAATATTCTTTTTTAGTTATCTATTGACTTTGGTTTTATTAGCTTTTCTATTCATAAAATTTAATAAAGTGATATCGTAGTAAATTACTGGTGTCATTATATGGGAAGGAATGGCCTGCCATATTGAGAGAAAGTTAATCCCGTAAACTCATATCCATTATGAAGACTCTATGGTTCAGTATTTTGATGTATTTCCTTTTTTTTGACAATCCTATTTTTAGCCAGAACGGGATAGAGACATGTGAAGCATTTTTGGAAGGTAACATGCTTGTGTTAAGCAATAATCATATTGAAAGAAAATGGATGTGGAACAAAGGAGATATCATTCCTTTTTCATTGACTAATATAAAAAAAGATAAGACATTACTATTTAAAGATTCTCCGCCTGCTGTTCACCATGGAGGAATGGCTTTCTTGAAAAACGAGGATTTTCAAATCATAAAAATAGAAGATGATATTATTGGTGGTCTGCCGGGTCATCTGCAGGTAATAATCATTAATCGATATCGCGCCGGAGTAGATGTGAAGAAAGTATTTACAATTTTTCCAGATACTCCGGCGATATCGATTGATCATTATCTGAAATATTCTGTACTTCCTAACGCTGTTAAGGCGGACAAAAAAGGTGCAACAGGTATAGAAGAAAGAAATGATAGAAAAATCGAAGGATCTTTTTTGGATTATTATGCACTCGATCAAAAACACTGGAGCATGAAATTTGTAGAATTTCGCGATAGGACCGACGAAAACAATAATCTTGTTGACGAAAATGAAATTATTCCTTATTTTGAGGAAAAAAACTATAAAGGAAATCTTCTTTTGGCGCATAATCTGGTCAACGACTTCAATTTTTTTATTCTCAAAGAGGCTCCCAACTACATAAGCCAAGTCAATTATCCTGGATATGATTTCACAGTTAGCAATTCAAAAATATCAATACCTTTTTCAGGTTTCATGTCTGTAAATGCTGATCATGAGTGGGTTAAGGGATATACGATCACTATCGGAGTGGGAGGTAATGAGGAGGACAATTTATTTGCTTTACGGAAGTACTTGAATAATTCCATAATCTATGAGCCTGATACATATGAAATGATTATGATGAATACTTGGGGTGACCGGGGTCAGGATAGTAAGATTAATGAATCATTTATTTTGAAGGAACTTGAACATGCTAAGCGTTTGGGAATAACACATTTTCAAATTGATGATGGTTGGCAGGAGGGCCTGTCGAAGAATTCCTCCATTCAATCGGATGGATTATGGGGTGAATGGTCTCCGGAACATTGGAAACCAAACAAAGAGCGTTTTCCTAATGGCTTTAAAAAAATTCTCATTTCAGCAGAAGAAAAAGATATTCGCTTAGGTCTGTGGTTTCACCCTTCTAACGTTAATGATTATAAAACCTGGAAGACAGATGCTAATATTCTCGTCAAGATTTATGAATCAACGGGAATAAATTATTTTAAAATTGATGGAATAAAAATTCCAAATAAAAAAGCTGAGATTAATTTGACCAACTTTTTTAAAGAAGTAAAGAAAGCTACCAATGGAAAGGTTTTTTTTAATCTCGACCTTACAGCAGATACCCGCGGTGGGTATTTCATGTTCAGAGATGCAGGGAATCTTTTTCTAGAGAATCGCTATACTGATTTTGGAAACTATTTTCCATTCCAGACGTTACGAAATCTTTGGATGCTATCGAAATATTTTCCTCCTCAATTATTGCAGGTCGAATTTTTGAACAAGTGGCGTAACATGAAAAGGTATGATCCCAATGATCCTTTTGCGCCGGGTAATTATGACTTCGATTATTTATTTGCGACAACGATTATGGGACAACCCTTGGCATGGATGGAAGCCTCAAATCTTCCGGAGGAAGCTTTTGAAAGTGCTCCTTTCATAAAGAAATATAAGTCTTTAATGGTGGATATACACCAAGGATTGATAATGCCTTTGGGGAAAATGCCCGATGGTAGATCATGGACTGGTTTCCAGGCCATCCAAGATGAAACCGGTTATCTGTTGGTGTTTCGGGAAAATTCAAATAAAGAAAGGGAGGAGCTTGAAATGTTTATTCCAGATGGTTCAAAAGTAGAATTTGATATTATATATAGCAATGCTCAAGAGTACGATA is a window of Salegentibacter salegens DNA encoding:
- a CDS encoding RagB/SusD family nutrient uptake outer membrane protein; translated protein: MYSAAAEKLKEVIDSGVYNLLPNYAAVFDPDNDNNDEIIFSIQFLAGGIGEGNPWPNSFAPINSGNAVIPFGGGGNNQPTTDMINSYEPGDQRKDFSIATSYESESGEIIPTNFVTKYQDEPATSGDNDNDIPIIRYADILLMYAEALNELGYESPGEAFIYLNEVRERAGLMSLSSAEVSSQEEFRLAIEKERRVELAFEGHRWFDLVRTDRAIPVMNAKKDEMELVKTLTENEKVFPIPQSVIDVNPDQIQQNPGY
- a CDS encoding alpha-galactosidase, translating into MKTLWFSILMYFLFFDNPIFSQNGIETCEAFLEGNMLVLSNNHIERKWMWNKGDIIPFSLTNIKKDKTLLFKDSPPAVHHGGMAFLKNEDFQIIKIEDDIIGGLPGHLQVIIINRYRAGVDVKKVFTIFPDTPAISIDHYLKYSVLPNAVKADKKGATGIEERNDRKIEGSFLDYYALDQKHWSMKFVEFRDRTDENNNLVDENEIIPYFEEKNYKGNLLLAHNLVNDFNFFILKEAPNYISQVNYPGYDFTVSNSKISIPFSGFMSVNADHEWVKGYTITIGVGGNEEDNLFALRKYLNNSIIYEPDTYEMIMMNTWGDRGQDSKINESFILKELEHAKRLGITHFQIDDGWQEGLSKNSSIQSDGLWGEWSPEHWKPNKERFPNGFKKILISAEEKDIRLGLWFHPSNVNDYKTWKTDANILVKIYESTGINYFKIDGIKIPNKKAEINLTNFFKEVKKATNGKVFFNLDLTADTRGGYFMFRDAGNLFLENRYTDFGNYFPFQTLRNLWMLSKYFPPQLLQVEFLNKWRNMKRYDPNDPFAPGNYDFDYLFATTIMGQPLAWMEASNLPEEAFESAPFIKKYKSLMVDIHQGLIMPLGKMPDGRSWTGFQAIQDETGYLLVFRENSNKEREELEMFIPDGSKVEFDIIYSNAQEYDIEMSESGEADVFLSKINSFMLCKYQIKK